A region of Deinococcus rubellus DNA encodes the following proteins:
- the bshC gene encoding bacillithiol biosynthesis cysteine-adding enzyme BshC, whose protein sequence is MTPASPLPSLTDAYRAGHLTEFFAHTPADLQAVLEAGRELDRPALVAALRAYHADLGLPDRADKKSDAAARTLSAQLDLLAHPEARVVVAGQQAGLLGGPAYSVHKAADAVLLARQLSTESRPVLPVFWIASQDHDAGEVASTSLLDFSEREFRPHLELPQGVPVGRIGWRTEWTAQLLELISEFDAPEVHKAAVRAHLDFAFAGTTYADVFARLMFRLLGEHGLIVLDPLHPALARLMAPALARELERPLDGPQRIEEAAERLAGRGYTPQLRRPAGATNLFIEEEGGQRTLLRVVGDSDKSQHFDGHTRAELLALLERDPSRLTPAAGLRPIIQDILLPTAAFVVGPGELAYAAELRGVYALHGLTQPVLWPRLSVTWLEPNVARLLSRFGVTAAQFQRDPEGTLGRALATTQQAASLGQERLNTLHTQFTALASELAALDPTLRSSVARTEQRTLARLERHRVQGYVALARAENDRAGQLTRLKKHLLPAGHPQEREMNFLTYLLKHGQTPLNMLMAQTAGATVELVIP, encoded by the coding sequence ATGACGCCCGCCTCTCCCCTGCCCAGCCTGACCGACGCTTACCGGGCAGGCCACCTGACCGAATTTTTTGCCCACACCCCTGCCGACCTCCAGGCTGTACTGGAAGCGGGCCGTGAGCTGGACCGCCCCGCCCTGGTGGCTGCGCTCCGGGCTTACCATGCCGATCTCGGCCTGCCTGACAGGGCAGACAAAAAATCGGACGCGGCGGCCCGAACGCTCAGCGCCCAGCTCGATCTGCTCGCGCACCCCGAGGCCCGCGTGGTGGTGGCCGGGCAACAGGCCGGACTGCTGGGCGGCCCGGCCTACAGCGTCCATAAGGCCGCCGACGCCGTGCTGCTGGCCCGGCAGCTCAGCACCGAGTCGCGCCCGGTGCTGCCGGTGTTCTGGATCGCCAGCCAGGACCACGACGCGGGCGAGGTGGCCTCCACCAGCCTGCTGGACTTTTCCGAACGCGAGTTCCGGCCTCACCTGGAGCTGCCGCAGGGCGTGCCGGTGGGCCGGATCGGGTGGCGGACCGAGTGGACCGCGCAGCTTCTGGAACTGATCAGCGAGTTCGACGCGCCGGAAGTTCACAAGGCGGCGGTGCGCGCCCATCTGGACTTCGCCTTCGCCGGAACAACCTACGCCGACGTGTTCGCCCGCCTGATGTTCCGGTTGCTGGGCGAGCACGGGCTGATCGTCCTCGACCCGCTGCATCCGGCGCTGGCCCGCCTGATGGCCCCAGCCCTGGCCCGCGAGCTGGAGCGTCCGCTGGACGGCCCGCAGCGCATCGAGGAAGCCGCAGAGCGGCTGGCCGGGCGCGGCTACACGCCGCAACTGCGCCGCCCCGCCGGAGCGACCAACCTGTTTATCGAGGAGGAGGGCGGCCAGCGCACCCTGCTGCGGGTCGTGGGCGACAGTGACAAGAGCCAGCACTTCGACGGCCACACCAGGGCCGAACTCCTGGCCCTGCTGGAGCGCGACCCCAGCCGCCTCACGCCCGCCGCCGGACTGCGCCCGATCATTCAGGATATTTTGCTGCCCACTGCCGCCTTCGTGGTCGGGCCGGGCGAACTGGCCTACGCCGCCGAGCTGCGCGGGGTCTACGCACTGCACGGCCTGACGCAGCCGGTACTGTGGCCGCGCCTGAGCGTGACCTGGCTGGAACCCAACGTGGCGCGGCTGCTTTCACGCTTCGGCGTCACGGCGGCGCAGTTTCAACGCGACCCGGAAGGCACGCTGGGCCGGGCGCTGGCGACCACACAACAGGCCGCCTCACTCGGCCAGGAACGCCTGAATACCCTGCACACCCAGTTCACGGCGCTGGCGAGCGAGCTGGCGGCCCTCGACCCAACCCTCAGAAGCAGCGTGGCTCGCACCGAGCAGCGCACCCTGGCCCGGCTAGAGCGCCACCGCGTGCAGGGCTACGTCGCCCTGGCCCGCGCCGAGAACGACAGGGCCGGGCAACTGACCCGCCTCAAAAAGCACCTGCTGCCCGCCGGACACCCGCAGGAGCGCGAGATGAACTTTCTGACCTACCTGCTCAAACACGGCCAGACGCCGCTCAACATGCTGATGGCGCAGACGGCAGGAGCGACGGTGGAGCTGGTAATTCCGTAG
- a CDS encoding Crp/Fnr family transcriptional regulator, with the protein MLPGFLAALPEAARVPLLAATRQHHWSRGSIVLHADDPAETLYMLQSGHARLYRLGSSAREVTVNVHGPGDLLGLSALLDDGKYGLYAEAMDDLSALMVGGEALRELMARWPDLSVALSTQVVRQTRGLQDRLSQLVFLEVSQRLALALLELANESGEAGDHQVALRGRISHQDLAHAVGSTRETITKLLGEFRSKGLLDLGYRRIVVMDRTGLERAARQPLGA; encoded by the coding sequence ATGTTGCCTGGCTTTCTTGCCGCCCTGCCTGAAGCGGCCCGCGTGCCGCTGCTCGCCGCCACCCGCCAGCACCACTGGAGTCGGGGGAGCATCGTGCTGCACGCCGACGATCCTGCCGAGACGCTCTACATGCTGCAAAGCGGCCACGCCCGGCTGTACCGTCTGGGCAGCAGTGCCCGCGAAGTCACGGTCAACGTGCATGGCCCCGGCGACCTGCTGGGCCTGAGCGCCCTGCTCGACGACGGCAAGTACGGCCTCTATGCCGAGGCGATGGACGACCTCTCGGCGCTGATGGTCGGCGGCGAGGCGCTGCGCGAACTGATGGCCCGCTGGCCCGATCTGAGTGTGGCGCTCAGCACCCAGGTGGTGCGCCAGACGCGTGGCCTGCAAGACCGGCTCTCGCAACTGGTGTTTCTGGAAGTCTCGCAGCGCCTCGCCCTGGCCCTGCTCGAACTGGCCAACGAGAGTGGCGAGGCGGGCGATCATCAGGTGGCGCTGCGCGGACGCATCTCGCACCAGGACCTGGCGCACGCGGTGGGCAGCACCCGCGAGACCATCACCAAGCTGCTGGGCGAGTTCCGCTCCAAGGGCCTGCTCGACCTGGGCTACCGCCGCATCGTGGTCATGGACCGCACGGGGCTGGAGCGGGCCGCCCGGCAGCCTCTGGGCGCTTAA
- a CDS encoding WecB/TagA/CpsF family glycosyltransferase, whose translation MTRSRLILLDLPLDPVTLEQALDRLEAWLSAERRGPHTVVTLNPEFIIQARAEDARSGEVGAFTQAMQRADLVTADGVGIVWAARRLLGEAVPRAPGFDLAAGLMQRRGAALRVFFLGSRPGVAEAAAASARTQYGIQVAGVHHGYFGPEDDARVAGLIAQSGADLLLTGMGAGRQEAFNEAWRARLGVPVLLGCGGVLDVLAGTAALAPAWTRRLGVEWVWRVAGDRRRWGRAPRLARFVGLVLRQAGRAGPSDKQT comes from the coding sequence ATGACCCGGTCCCGCCTGATTCTGCTCGATCTTCCACTCGACCCTGTGACACTCGAACAGGCGCTGGACCGGCTGGAAGCCTGGTTAAGCGCCGAGCGCCGAGGGCCGCACACGGTGGTGACGCTCAACCCAGAATTCATCATTCAGGCCCGTGCCGAGGACGCCCGCAGCGGCGAGGTGGGGGCCTTTACCCAGGCCATGCAGCGTGCCGATCTGGTGACGGCGGACGGGGTGGGCATCGTCTGGGCGGCGCGGCGGCTCCTGGGTGAGGCAGTGCCGCGTGCGCCGGGCTTCGATCTGGCGGCAGGGCTGATGCAGCGGCGCGGCGCGGCCCTCCGGGTCTTCTTTCTGGGATCGAGACCCGGCGTGGCCGAAGCGGCAGCGGCGTCGGCGCGGACCCAGTACGGTATTCAGGTGGCGGGCGTACATCACGGCTATTTTGGCCCGGAAGACGACGCTCGGGTGGCCGGGTTGATCGCCCAGAGCGGCGCGGACCTGCTGCTCACCGGCATGGGCGCGGGGCGGCAGGAGGCGTTCAACGAGGCGTGGCGTGCCCGGCTCGGCGTGCCGGTGCTGCTCGGCTGCGGCGGCGTGCTGGATGTGCTGGCGGGCACGGCGGCGCTGGCCCCGGCCTGGACCCGGCGGCTGGGCGTGGAGTGGGTCTGGCGGGTGGCCGGGGACCGCAGGCGCTGGGGCCGCGCGCCCCGGCTGGCCCGCTTCGTGGGGCTGGTGCTGCGGCAGGCGGGCCGGGCCGGGCCAAGCGACAAGCAAACGTAA
- the glgC gene encoding glucose-1-phosphate adenylyltransferase — translation MKPRVLGMILAGGQGSRLSPLTMRRSKPAVPFGSKYRIIDFAINNFINSGLFSIYVLTQYKAQSLTEHIQRGWRFGTFLSDYFITLVPAQMYRFEELGPVWYRGTADAVYQNLHLVGNHDADYVAIFSGDHIYKMNVEHMLQQHIDSRADISIAAYPMPQAQAHQFGIMHVNDKWKVTDFLEKPVNPPSIPGQPGTSLTSMGNYIFSRRALEELLETSMSGGEEGFDFGKDVIPRALSDGYNVMAYDFHKNPIPGQDRPNLYWRDVGTLDAYFDASMDLVTVNPEFDIYNGEWPLRTSSEFSPPAKFVHESDGRRGQAFNSIMAGGTIISGGTVRDSVLGRSVHTHSYSLVESSVLFDNVQIGRHSQIRRTIIDKDVIVPPATKIGHDVEHDRARGFTVTDNGVVVVPKSYTF, via the coding sequence ATGAAACCACGCGTGTTGGGTATGATTCTCGCGGGCGGTCAGGGCTCACGCCTCTCGCCGCTGACGATGCGGCGCTCCAAGCCTGCTGTGCCGTTCGGCAGCAAGTACCGCATCATCGACTTCGCCATCAACAATTTCATCAACTCGGGGCTGTTCAGCATCTACGTGCTGACCCAGTACAAGGCCCAGAGCCTCACCGAGCACATCCAGCGCGGCTGGCGCTTCGGGACCTTCCTGAGCGACTACTTCATCACGCTGGTTCCGGCCCAGATGTACCGCTTCGAGGAACTCGGCCCGGTGTGGTACCGGGGCACCGCCGACGCCGTCTACCAGAACCTGCACCTGGTGGGCAACCACGACGCCGACTACGTGGCGATCTTCTCGGGCGACCACATCTACAAGATGAACGTCGAGCACATGCTCCAGCAGCACATCGACTCGCGCGCCGACATCTCGATTGCCGCGTACCCGATGCCGCAGGCGCAGGCGCACCAGTTCGGCATCATGCATGTGAACGACAAATGGAAGGTCACCGACTTTCTGGAAAAGCCCGTTAACCCGCCCAGCATCCCCGGTCAGCCCGGCACCAGCCTCACCAGCATGGGCAACTACATCTTCTCGCGCCGCGCCCTGGAGGAACTGCTCGAAACCAGCATGTCGGGCGGCGAGGAAGGCTTCGACTTCGGCAAGGACGTGATTCCGCGCGCCTTATCGGACGGCTACAACGTCATGGCCTACGATTTCCACAAGAACCCGATTCCCGGCCAGGACCGTCCCAACCTCTACTGGCGCGACGTGGGCACGCTCGACGCCTATTTCGATGCCAGCATGGACCTGGTGACGGTCAACCCGGAGTTCGACATCTACAACGGCGAGTGGCCGCTGCGTACCAGCAGCGAGTTCTCGCCGCCTGCCAAGTTCGTCCACGAGTCCGATGGTCGGCGCGGGCAGGCCTTCAACAGCATCATGGCCGGGGGCACCATCATCTCCGGCGGCACCGTGCGCGACAGCGTGCTGGGCCGCTCCGTCCATACCCACTCCTACTCGCTGGTCGAGAGTTCGGTGCTGTTCGACAACGTGCAGATTGGCCGTCACAGCCAGATTCGCCGCACCATCATCGATAAGGACGTGATCGTGCCGCCCGCCACCAAGATCGGCCACGATGTCGAGCATGACCGCGCCAGAGGATTTACCGTGACCGACAACGGCGTGGTGGTGGTGCCGAAGAGTTACACCTTCTGA